GCGGTCGGGCTCCAACTCAATGTTGCTCCTTACGGTCGCAACATAATGCTCCAGTCAATCAATCGCGGATCGGGAAGTCGTTTCAAAAGAAGGCGGTAAAACGATTGATTGACTCCGCTTCGATCCCTAACGCAGGAATCTCATTCGAACGAATGATAATTCCATACTTTTAGAAAAGATAAACAAAGTAAAAACGATCCCGTTTATCCCGTTCGCGACAGAATCTTCATTTCGCATTAAAAAACCGGATCATTCCTCTTAAAATCAATGCCGAAATGGCATGAGGTAAACTATTTGTCAATTTTATAGTTTACTTATACTCCCCTTTCAGAGACATGGCTCATAGAAGCGTTCGATAAGAATCAAACCAAATCACTTCGGTTTAGAATGATTCAAATTATACAACGATACTCAGAATCAAAATGAAATCATTTCGTATTAGCAAAACAGCGTCTTTGCAAATCATCGAGTTGTTCAATCGATACTTTGCAATTACGAATCGATTCTTACATTATAGATTCAACATACAGTTTCAAGTTCGAAACCAAGGGATCCAAAAACACGATCTTCCATTAAGCGAAAAAATAAGCCGAATCGAAACAACCCGGAAGTTTTTAAAGAGCCTCCTATTTGAAAATATAAAATTCGAATCCGCAAATAGAGAGCTCGTAGCTTATGAATACTCACATCCAGAATTTCTTAATTACCGTCTATAATTCGAAACTAAGATCAAGCTTCGAGTATAGGTCGGTTTTGAAATCCGATCTGCAATCGTGCATCGAGAGGAATATTTTCTCCGCGTTTATTTTGTTTTTCGGAGCTTACCTTGCGCTCTGGAACGGAATCGTTTCCGAGGCGCTCGATACCGGAGCATTCCCTAAACTCAAATGGATCGCATTGATTTATGGAACCGGAATCTATTCTTTTCTATTGCTCCGAATGACGATCCAAAACGTTCTTCAAAATCCGGTTCCGTGTAAGACCGTTCTCCGAAACGCCGGCGGTGCGGGCGCTCTTTCTTTCATCTTTTTGATTTATTTCGAAGAACCCGCTCCTCTTTTAATCGCCGGAGAACTCGCGTGCTTCAGTATTTGTCTGATTACGGCCGTTGAAAACGGTTTGTTTTTCCGCAAAGTCGAGCCGAATCGGAAAAATCCGTATTTGTTCGCGATCCCGGTCGGATTCGGCGCGGGGATTCTGGGAAATGTAATCGGGATAACGTTTTATAACTCGAACTGGAACAGTATTTCAAACTATACTCAAATACTTCTCGTTTCAATTCTATACTTCATCAACAGAGAAGCCGCAAACCGGAATCTGAAAAAATCCGAATTCAAAGAGTTTACGGAAAACGAAGAGATCGAGGAAATCAACGAACAGCCGTCGACCTTAAACGATTCCGAACGAACAAACGATCGGATCGAGGAAAAAAATCTTCTCAAAGAGGACGATCTTAAACGCGCGGAAGAAAGATTGAGCGCCTTTATAGCGGCGAAATTATACGCGGATGACAGCATCCGTTTGATCGATCTTTCCGCGTATCTGGGAATCAGCCTTCACCAAGCATCTTTTTATTTGAACAATTATAAGAACACCGGCTTTTCCGATTTTATCAATCGCAATCGCATGAACGATGCAGTACGCCTTCTCTCGGAAAAACAAAACATGAATCTCTTGGACATCGCGTTCGAATGCGGATTTAACTCCTACACTTCCTTTCACCGGGCGTGTAAAAAGTGGACCGGCGATTCTCCAAAGGGACTCAGAAAGAAAGCTCTCCTTTAAGAAATCAGGGAACATCCGTTTCGGTTTTTCCCGAATTCCCGAAAAACCGAAACGTTGACAAAAGATTCCGCGTCCAATCAATAGAACACACACCTATAACGATTCCCGATATGATTGAAAGAATTTTAGAGAGAACGACACGGCTTTTTTTATCCGCCGGATTTGCCAAAACGAACACGGATGAAATCGCCAAACATATAGGAATCAGTAAACGTACCCTTTATCGATATTACGACGCGAAAGAAAAATTGATCAGCGCGGTTTTCGATTTCATTAAGGAAAAAATCAAAAGCCAGCACGAAGCGATCATCGCCGATAAATCCAAAAGTCCGAGTCAAAGACTGCGCGAAATCCTGTTTATCGTTTCTGAACTAGGTTCGAAGATGGGGAAACCCTTTGCAAGGG
The window above is part of the Leptospira sanjuanensis genome. Proteins encoded here:
- a CDS encoding helix-turn-helix domain-containing protein, with the protein product MKSDLQSCIERNIFSAFILFFGAYLALWNGIVSEALDTGAFPKLKWIALIYGTGIYSFLLLRMTIQNVLQNPVPCKTVLRNAGGAGALSFIFLIYFEEPAPLLIAGELACFSICLITAVENGLFFRKVEPNRKNPYLFAIPVGFGAGILGNVIGITFYNSNWNSISNYTQILLVSILYFINREAANRNLKKSEFKEFTENEEIEEINEQPSTLNDSERTNDRIEEKNLLKEDDLKRAEERLSAFIAAKLYADDSIRLIDLSAYLGISLHQASFYLNNYKNTGFSDFINRNRMNDAVRLLSEKQNMNLLDIAFECGFNSYTSFHRACKKWTGDSPKGLRKKALL